A stretch of Caenibius tardaugens NBRC 16725 DNA encodes these proteins:
- a CDS encoding IS6 family transposase — MSKTPNPFRYFHSSPEVIRLVVMMYVRFPLSLRNVEDLLFERGIDLCHETVRLWWNRFGPLFAADIRRQRVQRMRGFRHWRWHLDEMYVRLNGEMVYLWRAVDHEGEVLESYVTKKRDKAAALRFMKKALKRHGQADKIVTDGLRSYPAAMKDLGNLERREMGRYLNNRAENSHLPFRRRERAMQRFRQMKSLQKFATVHASLTNHFNSERHLVDRQTFKLRRSAALAEWQSLMG, encoded by the coding sequence ATGAGCAAGACGCCAAATCCGTTCCGGTACTTTCACTCATCGCCTGAGGTCATCCGCCTCGTGGTGATGATGTACGTCAGGTTTCCCCTGTCGCTGCGGAATGTCGAAGATCTGCTTTTCGAGAGAGGGATCGATCTTTGCCATGAGACCGTGCGCCTTTGGTGGAATAGATTTGGTCCCCTCTTTGCAGCCGACATCCGCCGCCAGCGTGTGCAACGAATGCGTGGTTTTCGGCACTGGCGTTGGCACCTTGACGAGATGTACGTCCGGCTGAACGGCGAGATGGTTTATTTGTGGCGCGCCGTTGATCATGAGGGCGAAGTTCTCGAAAGCTACGTCACGAAGAAACGGGATAAAGCTGCGGCTTTGCGCTTTATGAAGAAAGCACTGAAGCGTCACGGCCAGGCTGACAAGATCGTCACCGACGGCCTTCGTTCCTATCCTGCTGCGATGAAGGATCTGGGCAATCTCGAGCGCCGCGAGATGGGCCGCTACCTCAACAATCGCGCTGAAAACTCGCACCTGCCCTTCCGACGAAGAGAACGTGCCATGCAGCGATTTCGGCAAATGAAATCACTGCAGAAATTCGCCACCGTTCACGCTTCTCTCACCAATCATTTCAACTCGGAACGTCACCTCGTCGACAGACAGACATTCAAACTTCGCCGCTCGGCAGCTCTCGCCGAGTGGCAATCGCTTATGGGATGA
- a CDS encoding IS110 family transposase: MEITTIGLDLAKSVFQLHAVDANGDVVWRKKLRRTALLGALAKIPPCLVGIEACATSHYWAREISALGHQVRLMPPAYVKAYLRRQKNDAADAEAICEAVQRPMMRFVPVKSAERQAVLVLHRSRELLVRQRTMLINAIRGHCAEFGLIAAQGVRNVSELMKRVRLADQAVLPEMAKNAMILLAEQLETLDMQIQRLNRRLLVWHRQDQASQRLATIPGIGVISATALAASVTDPAQFRSGREFSASLGLVPRQNSSGGKDRLGRISKMGDRYLRKLLVVGATSVVRRARTADSAASNWVCGLLERKPTRLVTVAMANKTARIVWAVLARGEVYQAKALA, translated from the coding sequence ATGGAGATTACCACTATCGGCCTTGATCTGGCGAAGTCTGTTTTCCAACTGCATGCTGTTGATGCCAATGGCGATGTTGTCTGGCGTAAGAAGTTACGCCGGACAGCGCTTCTGGGCGCTTTGGCGAAGATCCCGCCCTGCCTTGTGGGCATCGAAGCTTGCGCCACGTCTCATTACTGGGCCCGTGAGATTTCTGCCCTGGGACATCAGGTGCGGCTTATGCCGCCTGCTTATGTGAAGGCCTATCTACGGCGCCAGAAGAATGATGCGGCAGATGCAGAGGCGATCTGTGAAGCGGTGCAGCGTCCCATGATGCGGTTCGTCCCGGTAAAAAGTGCCGAGCGTCAGGCTGTCCTCGTGCTGCATCGTTCACGCGAACTCCTGGTTCGTCAACGTACCATGCTGATCAATGCCATTCGCGGTCACTGCGCAGAGTTTGGGCTGATTGCAGCCCAAGGTGTGCGCAATGTGAGTGAGCTGATGAAACGGGTCAGGCTAGCCGATCAGGCGGTTTTACCCGAGATGGCAAAAAACGCCATGATCCTGCTGGCGGAGCAACTGGAAACTCTGGATATGCAGATACAGAGGCTCAACCGTCGTTTGCTTGTCTGGCATCGTCAGGATCAGGCCAGTCAGAGGCTGGCGACTATTCCGGGGATCGGGGTTATCAGCGCTACCGCTCTGGCTGCCTCTGTAACCGATCCTGCCCAGTTTCGGTCCGGCCGGGAGTTCTCTGCCTCACTCGGTCTGGTTCCGCGCCAGAACTCATCTGGCGGTAAAGATCGATTGGGACGGATCTCGAAGATGGGGGACCGTTATCTGCGAAAGTTGCTTGTTGTTGGTGCGACATCCGTGGTTCGCAGGGCAAGGACTGCTGATAGTGCCGCGAGCAATTGGGTTTGCGGCCTGCTCGAACGCAAGCCCACCCGGCTTGTTACCGTGGCCATGGCCAACAAGACTGCCCGAATTGTCTGGGCCGTTCTGGCGCGCGGCGAAGTCTATCAGGCAAAGGCTTTGGCCTGA
- a CDS encoding MarR family winged helix-turn-helix transcriptional regulator — protein MTSTRRPQPRDVFSFEDYDNVIGFAISQAADVLARRLAATIDQNGISITPREFAIINRLHQFGSLTLGQIANHTYRDSAATSRLVDSLRKKGMVARKVDTNDRRVTNITLTAKGQSVREIIVPQVSEMLRDVFSGTTSEDLLATLNVMKTISDNAAR, from the coding sequence GTGACCTCGACCAGACGGCCCCAGCCCCGAGATGTCTTTTCATTTGAAGACTACGACAACGTCATCGGCTTCGCGATCAGCCAAGCCGCTGACGTCTTGGCACGCCGCTTGGCCGCCACTATCGACCAAAACGGCATCTCCATCACACCTCGTGAATTTGCGATCATCAATCGGCTCCATCAGTTTGGCTCACTCACGCTGGGCCAAATCGCGAACCATACTTATCGAGATTCCGCAGCCACCAGCCGGCTGGTAGATAGTTTGCGCAAGAAAGGTATGGTTGCCCGTAAGGTCGACACAAACGACCGCCGGGTCACCAACATAACTTTGACCGCAAAAGGCCAGAGTGTGCGGGAGATCATCGTCCCACAAGTCTCGGAAATGCTGCGCGATGTATTCTCAGGCACCACCTCAGAGGACCTTCTGGCCACACTGAACGTCATGAAGACCATCTCGGACAATGCAGCCCGATAG
- a CDS encoding NAD(P)H-dependent oxidoreductase — protein MKAHIVHAHPEGGSFTAAMRDVVVEGLGAHGYEVSVSDLYAMNFNPLISKKDFMHPVEVPVAFTKEQRRGWKDRTLSDDIMEEVERVLAADLLVLTFPIYWFSMPAMMKGWVDRVLLAGPFYSGRDMYDRGGMAGKKALVVASLGGREHMFGLDSLHGPMADGMLRHIFQGTLGVVGYDVVAPFLAYHAPYVDEEARAVMLVQLREHVADLDRLPILPMPSLSGFDNRFRPLAASSSSDQDSSFT, from the coding sequence GTGAAGGCTCATATCGTTCATGCGCACCCTGAAGGGGGATCGTTTACCGCCGCGATGCGAGACGTCGTGGTGGAGGGGCTCGGGGCACATGGTTATGAGGTGAGCGTTTCTGATCTTTATGCGATGAACTTCAATCCCTTGATCTCAAAGAAGGATTTCATGCATCCGGTTGAAGTGCCAGTGGCCTTTACAAAAGAGCAGCGGCGCGGTTGGAAGGATCGCACGCTGAGCGATGATATCATGGAGGAGGTTGAGCGTGTGCTTGCAGCCGATCTGTTGGTTCTGACCTTTCCCATCTACTGGTTCAGCATGCCGGCCATGATGAAGGGATGGGTTGATCGGGTGCTGCTTGCAGGCCCCTTTTATAGTGGGCGCGATATGTATGACCGGGGCGGAATGGCGGGAAAGAAGGCCTTGGTTGTCGCCAGCCTGGGGGGGCGTGAACACATGTTTGGCCTGGATTCGCTGCATGGCCCAATGGCCGACGGTATGTTGCGGCACATTTTTCAGGGGACCCTGGGCGTGGTTGGCTACGATGTGGTCGCGCCCTTCTTGGCTTATCATGCGCCCTATGTTGATGAGGAAGCGCGTGCGGTCATGCTGGTGCAGTTGCGCGAGCATGTGGCGGATTTAGATCGCTTGCCGATTTTGCCGATGCCTTCCCTTTCCGGGTTCGACAACCGTTTTCGACCCCTTGCGGCCTCTTCTTCAAGCGATCAGGATTCCTCGTTCACCTGA
- a CDS encoding SDR family NAD(P)-dependent oxidoreductase: MAGGSKSDLVGGPFRLDGRIALVTGGTRGTGRAIARDFAAAGASVFLTGRDGGEAQRVAREIAGEVGGNLVGLAYDAADGEGYRCLVAAMAEQTVRLDILVNNAAILKPHFVSRVEPDEFDLLFRVNTRSAFFLTRALQSLLKESGRASVVFLGAAGAHRPVEGIGVYCATKAAVRNFSMTLAREWAGDGIRVNMLTPGSIATEFILPKDEARREKFVADMASQNLLGRLADPLEIARCVRFLASDASSFVTASDLIVDGGFLS; this comes from the coding sequence ATGGCTGGGGGGAGTAAGTCTGATCTTGTGGGAGGCCCTTTTCGCCTTGATGGCCGGATCGCTCTGGTAACCGGAGGCACTCGCGGCACTGGCCGGGCCATCGCAAGGGATTTTGCGGCGGCTGGTGCGAGCGTGTTCTTGACGGGGCGAGACGGGGGTGAAGCGCAGCGAGTTGCCCGCGAAATTGCTGGTGAAGTTGGCGGCAATCTCGTCGGATTGGCATATGATGCAGCGGACGGCGAGGGCTATCGCTGTTTGGTCGCCGCGATGGCGGAGCAGACGGTGCGGCTCGACATTCTGGTAAACAATGCGGCGATTCTGAAACCCCATTTTGTCAGCCGGGTGGAACCGGACGAGTTTGACCTATTGTTCAGAGTGAACACGCGCTCCGCCTTTTTCTTGACGCGTGCCTTGCAATCTTTGCTCAAGGAAAGTGGCCGGGCATCGGTGGTGTTCCTGGGGGCGGCGGGAGCCCATCGCCCGGTTGAGGGAATCGGGGTCTATTGTGCCACCAAGGCGGCGGTGCGCAATTTCAGCATGACACTCGCGCGTGAATGGGCGGGCGATGGCATTCGCGTAAACATGTTGACGCCCGGTTCGATCGCAACCGAGTTCATTTTGCCCAAGGATGAGGCGCGGCGGGAAAAATTCGTCGCTGATATGGCTTCGCAGAATCTGCTGGGCCGTCTGGCTGATCCGCTTGAGATTGCACGTTGTGTTCGCTTTCTTGCCAGCGACGCTTCCTCCTTTGTGACTGCGTCCGACCTTATCGTTGATGGCGGGTTCCTGTCATGA
- a CDS encoding NAD(P)H-dependent flavin oxidoreductase: MTAVRLVPHKALRTPFCEMAGIDYPVVQTGMGWVADARLTAATSSAGGLGIVGASTMNLTEMTAAIDQVLSLTDLPFGVNLRSDAPDVYERAKVMIDRGVKVASFALAPTEKLIKSFKDAGLLCVPSIGARRHAEKVVGWGADAVIVQGSEAGGHTGGVATSILIPQVIEAINVPVIAAGGFRDGRGLVAALAYGAQGVAMGTRFLVTKESPVPDQVKQVYLEARPEDTVLTDRIDGHSHRVLRTPFIDRMIAGGGGVRDLLLAMSSAVNLKRTTGMSLIDMVRQALAARRQHNYNLRQAVMAANTPMLLRKTMVDGEVEHGIISGGQVSGLITDAPSVEELILSVIREANMTLESLQA, translated from the coding sequence ATGACCGCGGTGCGCCTAGTTCCGCACAAGGCACTGCGGACGCCCTTTTGCGAGATGGCGGGGATTGACTACCCGGTTGTACAGACAGGGATGGGGTGGGTCGCCGATGCGCGGTTGACGGCGGCCACGTCTAGCGCTGGTGGGCTGGGCATCGTTGGTGCCTCTACCATGAATCTTACAGAAATGACGGCTGCGATCGACCAGGTTTTGTCGCTGACCGATCTGCCTTTTGGCGTCAATCTCAGGTCGGATGCGCCGGATGTTTACGAGCGGGCCAAGGTGATGATCGATCGCGGTGTGAAGGTGGCGAGTTTCGCGCTGGCACCGACCGAGAAGCTGATAAAGTCGTTCAAGGATGCGGGCTTGCTCTGCGTGCCTTCGATTGGGGCCAGGCGCCATGCCGAAAAAGTGGTTGGCTGGGGTGCGGATGCGGTGATCGTCCAGGGTAGCGAAGCTGGCGGGCATACCGGCGGTGTAGCCACATCCATTCTGATCCCCCAAGTTATCGAGGCTATCAATGTACCGGTCATTGCAGCCGGTGGCTTTCGCGATGGACGTGGCTTGGTCGCGGCGCTTGCTTATGGCGCGCAAGGAGTGGCCATGGGGACTCGCTTCCTCGTCACCAAGGAGTCGCCTGTCCCTGATCAGGTGAAGCAGGTTTATCTCGAAGCCCGGCCCGAGGATACCGTTCTGACCGATCGCATTGATGGTCACAGCCATCGGGTTCTGCGCACACCCTTTATTGACCGCATGATTGCCGGCGGTGGGGGAGTTCGAGATTTGCTCCTCGCCATGTCCAGCGCGGTGAATCTCAAGCGGACGACCGGCATGTCGCTGATCGATATGGTGCGTCAGGCCCTCGCCGCACGGCGGCAGCATAATTACAATCTACGCCAGGCGGTGATGGCGGCAAACACCCCTATGTTGCTTCGCAAGACGATGGTTGATGGCGAGGTCGAGCATGGCATCATTTCCGGTGGACAGGTCAGTGGGCTCATTACCGATGCCCCTTCCGTGGAAGAGCTTATCCTCTCCGTTATTCGGGAAGCCAATATGACGCTTGAAAGCCTCCAGGCATGA
- a CDS encoding SDR family oxidoreductase, with amino-acid sequence MTIAPPSRPEPRGLLKGKTVIVTAAAGSGIGYSTAETCADEGAQVLISDMHEGRLHQYADRLAERIGQPVLRKLCNVTDEAQVRNLVAYAQAEMGRIDIMVNNAGLGGSYRLVDMTDEQWSRILDVNLTGTFRCMRAVLPVMMAQKGGVVINLGSIVAWRAEALQTAYAATKAGILAMTRCAAMEVARDNVRINAVVPSLALHPNLVKVTDPDFLADLIERNEAFGRAAETWEIANGIAMLASDYSSYMTGEALSVSCRHP; translated from the coding sequence ATGACGATCGCTCCGCCATCTCGCCCCGAACCGCGTGGTTTGCTGAAAGGGAAAACCGTCATTGTGACAGCGGCGGCGGGTAGCGGCATCGGGTATTCGACCGCTGAAACTTGCGCTGATGAGGGGGCTCAGGTCCTCATTTCCGATATGCATGAGGGGCGCCTGCATCAGTATGCCGACCGCCTCGCTGAACGGATTGGACAGCCCGTGTTGCGCAAGCTGTGCAATGTCACTGACGAAGCCCAGGTGCGGAATCTCGTAGCGTATGCGCAAGCGGAGATGGGGCGCATCGATATCATGGTCAACAACGCCGGATTGGGCGGTAGCTATCGCTTGGTCGATATGACCGATGAGCAGTGGTCACGTATTCTGGACGTTAATCTTACCGGCACCTTCCGTTGCATGCGTGCGGTGTTGCCCGTCATGATGGCACAGAAGGGCGGTGTCGTTATTAACCTGGGCAGCATTGTTGCCTGGCGCGCCGAGGCGTTGCAGACGGCTTATGCCGCAACGAAGGCGGGTATCCTGGCAATGACCCGCTGCGCGGCGATGGAAGTCGCCCGCGATAACGTGCGTATCAACGCAGTGGTGCCGAGCTTGGCGCTCCATCCGAACCTTGTGAAGGTGACCGATCCGGATTTCCTCGCTGACCTGATCGAACGCAACGAAGCTTTCGGCCGTGCCGCGGAAACCTGGGAAATCGCCAATGGGATCGCCATGCTGGCATCCGATTATTCCAGCTACATGACAGGCGAAGCCCTGTCGGTGAGTTGCCGCCACCCCTGA
- a CDS encoding enoyl-CoA hydratase family protein, translating to MSVTLNVTEGIAVVTMCNPPVNAITVSDTWSVDRHFQELGQREDVKVIILTSEGRGFNAGIDIKEMQGSKGDRAKEMEFVVGSGEACYEAFNRIYLTPQPVIAAVNGHCMGLGVGLVASCDLIVASKNAKFGLPEVDNGALGCASHLAKLVAPMKLREMSLTCRPATAAELHAWGSIAYLTEPEELLAKAMEIARNIAAKQQHVVRFAKSALNHLDVFEMHGNYRMEQGYTYQLNVMGEGSKARDAFVEGTRIITR from the coding sequence ATGAGTGTGACCCTGAACGTAACCGAAGGCATCGCTGTTGTGACCATGTGCAATCCGCCGGTGAACGCGATCACGGTTAGCGATACCTGGTCTGTCGATCGGCACTTTCAGGAATTGGGTCAGCGCGAGGATGTGAAGGTCATTATCCTGACGAGCGAGGGGCGCGGCTTCAATGCGGGTATCGACATCAAGGAGATGCAAGGCAGCAAGGGAGACCGCGCTAAGGAGATGGAGTTCGTGGTCGGTTCGGGTGAGGCTTGCTACGAGGCGTTCAATCGCATCTACCTGACACCACAACCGGTAATTGCGGCGGTCAACGGGCATTGCATGGGGCTGGGTGTGGGCCTGGTTGCAAGCTGCGATCTCATCGTCGCTTCGAAAAATGCCAAGTTTGGTCTGCCCGAGGTCGACAATGGAGCGCTGGGGTGTGCGTCCCATCTCGCCAAGCTTGTCGCGCCGATGAAGCTGCGCGAGATGTCGCTGACCTGCCGTCCGGCAACGGCTGCCGAGCTGCACGCCTGGGGATCGATCGCTTATCTCACCGAGCCTGAGGAATTGCTGGCAAAGGCGATGGAGATCGCCCGTAACATCGCTGCCAAGCAGCAGCACGTTGTGCGCTTTGCCAAGTCGGCGCTCAATCATCTCGACGTCTTTGAAATGCATGGCAACTATCGCATGGAGCAGGGGTACACGTACCAGCTCAATGTGATGGGTGAAGGCAGCAAGGCGCGCGATGCCTTCGTTGAAGGCACCCGGATCATCACCCGATGA
- a CDS encoding SDR family NAD(P)-dependent oxidoreductase, which yields MSAEALSLQGQVALITGAARGIGAASARLAAERGARVVIADRRMDEGEVLAAELNAQRPGCAIAITLDIGNEEDWQKGVAQAEAAFGKLDILVNNAGIIRVQPLREMTSETFRKVIDVNLVGTFLGVKYGQEAMVRAGGGSIVNLSSVQGLEGREGFTAYASSKFGVRGLTKSAALELGPLGIRVNAVIPGPTKTKMTERPGWTAEDYDRAYKGYPLGRMADPSEVAEMILFLASNAASFITGGDFAVDGGVTTGKPRLLG from the coding sequence ATGAGCGCGGAAGCCTTGAGCCTGCAAGGACAGGTCGCCCTCATTACCGGTGCCGCGCGGGGTATTGGCGCTGCCTCTGCCAGATTGGCTGCAGAACGGGGTGCCAGGGTGGTTATCGCTGACCGGCGTATGGACGAAGGGGAGGTCCTCGCCGCAGAATTGAATGCGCAGCGCCCCGGATGTGCGATCGCGATCACGCTGGACATTGGCAACGAGGAAGACTGGCAGAAAGGTGTCGCTCAGGCGGAGGCTGCGTTCGGAAAGCTCGACATCCTGGTGAACAATGCTGGCATCATTCGAGTTCAGCCGCTGCGAGAAATGACCTCCGAGACATTCCGCAAGGTGATCGACGTCAATTTGGTAGGGACCTTTCTTGGCGTAAAATATGGTCAGGAAGCGATGGTGCGCGCAGGTGGCGGCTCCATCGTCAATTTGTCCTCGGTACAGGGTCTGGAAGGGCGAGAAGGCTTTACAGCCTATGCATCGTCCAAGTTCGGAGTGCGTGGCCTTACCAAATCGGCTGCGCTTGAGCTCGGCCCGCTGGGCATCCGGGTGAATGCCGTAATCCCAGGGCCGACCAAGACCAAGATGACCGAGCGGCCAGGTTGGACGGCTGAGGATTATGACCGTGCCTACAAAGGTTATCCCTTGGGGCGCATGGCTGATCCCTCCGAGGTCGCTGAAATGATCTTGTTTCTCGCATCCAATGCAGCGTCCTTCATCACCGGCGGCGACTTCGCTGTCGACGGGGGCGTCACCACCGGGAAGCCACGCTTGCTTGGTTGA
- a CDS encoding enoyl-CoA hydratase-related protein, with product MGRAAVCSWTRWITLKSCRFTCQKGQDISPIILEDKRLMPIHADSRFPTVIADRVAEITIAANKANALSIEAVLVLAEHIERLGRSTEIGAIVLRNEGNSFCAGADIKEIGGDPSLIGASNRAWLRLARACHHCELPVVAAVDGHCIGGGIVLAASCDVIFLSETSSFSLPQIKKGGWGAGTFLMRLLGPLRIRAVMFTGRTLSAAEIAAGGQIEAVLPRADLRDAAFALAREIAEFPVEAIRVGKASLNGIELMDLESSYRLEHAATTELFVTRAAADLRK from the coding sequence ATGGGGCGAGCGGCTGTTTGCAGTTGGACGCGCTGGATCACCCTGAAGTCATGTCGTTTCACCTGCCAAAAGGGGCAGGATATTTCACCGATCATCCTGGAGGATAAGCGCCTTATGCCAATTCATGCGGATAGCAGGTTTCCAACAGTGATCGCTGATCGCGTGGCGGAGATCACGATCGCCGCCAACAAGGCGAATGCCCTGTCGATTGAGGCCGTATTGGTTCTTGCCGAGCATATCGAACGGCTTGGCAGGTCGACGGAAATTGGTGCGATTGTGCTACGCAACGAGGGCAATAGTTTCTGTGCTGGGGCGGACATCAAGGAGATCGGGGGTGACCCGTCCTTGATTGGTGCATCGAACCGGGCTTGGCTGCGGCTTGCGCGGGCATGCCATCATTGCGAATTGCCGGTCGTTGCGGCCGTGGATGGCCATTGCATCGGGGGCGGTATCGTGCTCGCGGCGTCTTGCGATGTTATCTTTCTGTCAGAAACCAGCAGCTTTTCCCTTCCGCAAATCAAGAAAGGTGGGTGGGGTGCGGGCACCTTCCTGATGAGGCTGCTGGGCCCGCTGAGAATCCGTGCGGTGATGTTTACGGGCCGTACGCTAAGCGCGGCCGAGATCGCGGCTGGCGGACAGATCGAGGCTGTCCTCCCTCGCGCTGATCTTCGCGATGCCGCCTTTGCACTCGCGCGTGAGATTGCAGAGTTCCCAGTTGAGGCCATTCGCGTTGGCAAGGCTTCGCTCAACGGGATTGAGCTCATGGATCTTGAATCCAGTTATCGGCTTGAACATGCTGCAACGACAGAGCTGTTCGTGACCAGAGCGGCGGCCGACCTCAGAAAATAA
- a CDS encoding TonB-dependent receptor has product MGKIRLSLLAVTCSAIAVQSAYAQEVAAYAGGVEEIVVTAQKRAESLQDTPISMAALTSAALEAKGINDITDLRSVVPSLQVTPHPGSATTARVFIRGVGNNDDQITQDPSVAIYLDGVYIARSQGLSMEVAELERIEVLRGPQGSLYGRNATGGAINYITRAPDLGRFGVKQSLTYGNYDQFRARTRVNIPVGDTLAIELGYLHAQKDGFVKNPGTGIKRWGDQRRSAYRAAVRWAPTDAIDLRYTYDRSDMNDTPSYIVQSPFYPAMAERPIAGSPFVNNLRRNDVVAQGHNLTASWDVTDGLTLKSITGYRELENVLNQDYLTGANGPFPLLAVDFDQKQKQWTQEVQAVGKAMDGRLEYVFGAYYFDESASSFDLTRLVSRPRLNRTVTIDNKAYAVYGQMTFRPAFLDGLYVTPSLRWSRDERRATLQQTFVPAIGVPTVGPTGTGDRSFSNVSPGLIVGYDVTDDVNVYAKWARGYKSGGYSVRASSIARFEQGFDPETLDSFELGLKSSWLDNRLRLNIAGFVSKYKGIQVNLQTDPVNPGITDTFNAGKATIKGIELDITARPVRSLTFGVNYAYLDAGYDRIVDPITGNNIADRFSFVEAPRHTLTTNLQYEFPETPIGSLTAYVDYFMQSKKFTSTSDARYIIGHYGLLNARLTLSDIPIGFGSWRLSAFGKNLTDKKYYTAHFNGVLPAVFFGDPRTYGLELTFEY; this is encoded by the coding sequence ATGGGTAAGATACGTCTATCTTTGTTGGCTGTTACTTGCAGCGCGATTGCCGTTCAATCTGCATACGCGCAAGAGGTCGCCGCGTATGCTGGCGGGGTCGAGGAAATTGTCGTTACTGCGCAGAAGCGGGCTGAATCGCTTCAGGACACGCCGATTTCCATGGCAGCCCTGACGTCGGCCGCCTTGGAAGCCAAAGGCATCAATGATATCACGGACTTGCGTTCGGTGGTGCCCAGCCTGCAGGTCACTCCCCATCCAGGCAGCGCGACAACCGCTCGCGTGTTCATACGCGGCGTTGGCAATAATGACGATCAGATCACGCAGGATCCATCAGTCGCGATCTATCTCGACGGCGTTTACATCGCGCGAAGCCAGGGTTTGTCGATGGAAGTCGCCGAGCTTGAGCGCATCGAGGTCCTGCGCGGTCCGCAAGGCTCGCTCTACGGTCGCAATGCAACGGGCGGCGCCATCAACTATATCACGCGCGCGCCGGATCTGGGCAGGTTCGGGGTCAAACAGTCGCTCACTTACGGCAATTATGACCAGTTCCGCGCGCGCACCCGGGTAAATATTCCGGTTGGCGACACGCTCGCGATCGAACTCGGCTATCTGCACGCGCAGAAGGACGGATTTGTCAAAAACCCGGGCACCGGCATCAAGCGCTGGGGCGATCAACGACGCAGCGCCTATCGCGCCGCCGTCCGGTGGGCGCCCACCGACGCGATCGATCTGCGCTACACCTATGACCGATCCGACATGAACGATACGCCAAGCTATATCGTTCAGTCGCCTTTCTATCCGGCAATGGCCGAGCGCCCGATCGCCGGTTCGCCGTTTGTGAACAACCTGAGGCGCAACGATGTGGTTGCGCAGGGCCATAATCTGACCGCCAGCTGGGATGTGACCGACGGTCTGACGCTCAAATCGATCACAGGGTACCGCGAACTCGAAAATGTCCTGAATCAGGATTATCTCACCGGCGCGAATGGGCCGTTTCCATTGCTCGCGGTCGATTTCGACCAGAAACAGAAGCAATGGACTCAGGAAGTTCAGGCCGTCGGTAAGGCGATGGATGGGCGGCTGGAATATGTGTTTGGTGCATATTATTTCGACGAAAGCGCGAGCAGCTTCGATCTGACGCGTCTTGTGAGCCGGCCTCGTCTGAATCGGACCGTGACGATCGATAACAAGGCCTATGCCGTTTATGGTCAGATGACGTTCCGTCCGGCGTTTCTCGACGGTCTGTATGTGACGCCCAGCCTGCGCTGGTCGCGTGACGAACGTCGCGCCACGCTGCAGCAGACCTTCGTACCGGCCATAGGCGTGCCGACCGTCGGGCCGACGGGGACGGGCGACAGAAGTTTCTCGAACGTCAGCCCCGGCCTCATTGTTGGCTATGACGTGACCGATGACGTCAATGTCTACGCCAAATGGGCGCGCGGCTATAAGTCCGGTGGCTATAGCGTCCGCGCAAGTTCGATCGCGCGGTTCGAGCAAGGGTTTGATCCCGAGACGCTCGACTCATTCGAATTGGGTCTGAAGTCCAGTTGGCTCGATAACCGGTTGCGCCTCAATATCGCCGGGTTTGTCAGCAAGTATAAGGGTATTCAGGTAAACTTGCAGACCGATCCTGTAAACCCTGGCATCACCGACACGTTCAATGCAGGCAAGGCGACGATCAAGGGGATTGAGCTCGACATCACCGCGCGCCCGGTGCGTAGCCTGACGTTCGGCGTCAATTATGCTTATCTCGATGCGGGATATGACAGGATCGTCGATCCCATAACGGGAAACAATATCGCAGATCGCTTTTCCTTTGTGGAGGCACCCCGTCATACGCTGACGACGAACTTGCAATATGAGTTTCCGGAAACGCCAATCGGCTCGCTGACCGCATATGTCGACTATTTCATGCAGAGCAAAAAGTTCACTTCGACAAGCGACGCTCGGTATATCATTGGCCACTACGGCTTGCTCAATGCACGGCTGACGCTATCCGATATCCCCATCGGTTTCGGATCATGGCGACTGTCGGCTTTTGGCAAGAACCTCACCGACAAGAAATATTACACCGCTCATTTCAATGGTGTTCTGCCGGCTGTCTTTTTTGGCGATCCGCGAACCTATGGTCTTGAACTCACATTCGAATATTGA